In a single window of the Pongo abelii isolate AG06213 chromosome 1, NHGRI_mPonAbe1-v2.0_pri, whole genome shotgun sequence genome:
- the FCAMR gene encoding high affinity immunoglobulin alpha and immunoglobulin mu Fc receptor isoform 1 (isoform 1 is encoded by transcript variant 1; The RefSeq protein has 1 substitution compared to this genomic sequence) — protein sequence MDGEATVKPGEQKEVVRRGTEVDYSRLIAGTLPQSHVANRRAGWKMPLFLILCLLQGSSFALPQKRPHPRWLWEGSLPSRTHLRAMGTLTPSSPLCWQEESSFAAPNALKGSRLVSGEPGGAVTIQCHYAPSSVNRHQRKYWCRLGPPRWICQTIVSTNHYTHHRYRDRVALTDFPQRGLFVVRLSQLSPDDIGCYLCGIGSENNMLFLSMNLTISAGPSSTLPTATPAAGELTMRSYGTASPVANRWTPGTTQTLGQGTAWDTVASTPGTSMTTASAEGRETPGATRLATPGTGSWAEGSVKAPAPIPESPASKAPAPIPESPASKSRSMSNTTEGVWEGTRSLVTNRAKASKDRREITTTKADRPREDTEGVRIALDAAKKVLGTIRPPALVSETLAWEIFPQATPVSKQQSLSSIGETTPAAGMWTLGTPAADVWILGTPTADVWTSMEAASGEGSSAGDLDAATGDRGPQVTLSQAPAVGPWRPPGKESFVKSTFPEDESSSRTLAPVSTMLALFMLMALVLLQRKLRRRRTSQEAERVTLIQMTHFLEVNPQPDQLPHVERKMLQDDSLPAGASLTAPERNPGP from the exons ATGGATGGAGAGGCCACAGTGAAGCCCGGAGAACAAAAG GAAGTGGTGAGGAGAGGAACAGAAGTGGACTACTCCAGGCTCATTGCTGGCACTTTACCACAATCTCAC GTTGCCAACAGGAGGGCAGGATGGAAAATGCCCCTCTTCCTCATACTATGCCTGCTACAAG GTTCTTCTTTCGCCCTTCCACAAAAAAGACCCCATCCGAGATGGCTGTGGGAGGGCTCTCTCCCCTCCAGGACCCATCTCCGGGCCATGGGAACACTCACGCCTTCCTCGCCCCTTTGCTGGCAGGAGGAGAGCTCCTTTGCAG CTCCAAATGCATTGAAGGGCTCAAGGCTGGTGTCAGGGGAGCCTGGAGGAGCTGTCACCATCCAGTGCCATTATGCCCCCTCATCTGTCAACAGGCACCAGAGGAAGTACTGGTGCCGTCTGGGGCCCCCAAGATGGATCTGCCAGACCATTGTGTCCACCAACCACTACACTCACCATCGCTATCGTGACCGTGTGGCCCTCACAGACTTTCCACAAAGAGGCTTGTTTGTGGTGAGGCTGTCCCAACTGTCCCCAGATGACATCGGATGCTACCTCTGCGGCATTGGAAGTGAAAACAACATGCTGTTCTTAAGCATGAATCTGACCATCTCTGCAG GTCCCTCCAGCACCCTCCCCACAGCCACTCCAGCTGCTGGGGAGCTCACCATGAGATCCTATGGAACAGCGTCTCCAGTGGCCAACAGATGGACCCCAGGAACCACCCAGACCTTAGGACAGGGGACAGCATGGGACACAGTTGCTTCAACTCCAGGAACCAGCATGACTACAGCTTCAGCTGAGGGAAGAGAAACCCCGGGAGCAACCAGGCTAGCAACTCCAGGGacaggcagctgggcagagggtTCTGTCAAAGCACCAGCTCCCATTCCAGAGAGTCCAGCTTCAAAAGCACCAGCTCCCATTCCAGAGAGTCCAGCTTCAAAAAGCAGAAGCATGTCCAATACAACAGAAGGTGTTTGGGAGGGCACCAGAAGCTTGGTGACAAACAGGGCTAAAGCCAGCAAGGACAGGAGGGAAATAACAACTACCAAGGCTGATAGGCCAAGGGAGGACACAGAGGGGGTCCGGATAGCTCTTGATGCAGCCAAAAAGGTCCTAGGAACCATTAGGCCACCAGCTCTGGTCTCAGAAACTTTGGCCTGGGAAATCTTCCCACAAGCAACGCCGGTTTCTAAGCAACAATCTCTGAGCTCCATTGGAGAAACAACTCCAGCTGCAGGCATGTGGACCTTGGGAACTCCTGCTGCAGATGTGTGGATCTTGGGAACTCCAACTGCAGATGTGTGGACCAGCATGGAGGCAGCATCTGGGGAAGGAAGCTCTGCAGGGGACCTAGATGCTGCCACTGGAGACAGAGGTCCCCAAGTAACACTGAGCCAGGCCCCAGCAGTAGGACCCTGGAGACCCCCTGGCAAGGAGTCCTCCGTGAAGAG TACTTTTCCAGAAGATGAAAGCAGCTCTCGGACTCTGGCTCCTGTCTCTACCATGCTGGCCCTGTTTATGCTTATGGCTCTGGTTCTATTGCAAAGGAAGCTCCGGAGAAGGAGGACCT CTCAGGAGGCAGAAAGGGTCACCCTAATTCAGATGACACATTTTCTGGAAGTGAACCCCCAACCAGACCAGCTGCCCCATGTGGAAAGAAAGATGCTCCAGGATGACTCTCTTCCGGCTGGGGCCAGCCTGACTGCCCCAGAGAGAAATCCAGGACCCTGA
- the FCAMR gene encoding high affinity immunoglobulin alpha and immunoglobulin mu Fc receptor isoform 2 precursor (isoform 2 precursor is encoded by transcript variant 2; The RefSeq protein has 1 substitution compared to this genomic sequence), translated as MEVVRRGTEVDYSRLIAGTLPQSHVANRRAGWKMPLFLILCLLQGSSFALPQKRPHPRWLWEGSLPSRTHLRAMGTLTPSSPLCWQEESSFAAPNALKGSRLVSGEPGGAVTIQCHYAPSSVNRHQRKYWCRLGPPRWICQTIVSTNHYTHHRYRDRVALTDFPQRGLFVVRLSQLSPDDIGCYLCGIGSENNMLFLSMNLTISAGPSSTLPTATPAAGELTMRSYGTASPVANRWTPGTTQTLGQGTAWDTVASTPGTSMTTASAEGRETPGATRLATPGTGSWAEGSVKAPAPIPESPASKAPAPIPESPASKSRSMSNTTEGVWEGTRSLVTNRAKASKDRREITTTKADRPRGDTEGVRIALDAAKKVLGTIRPPALVSETLAWEIFPQATPVSKQQSLSSIGETTPAAGMWTLGTPAADVWILGTPTADVWTSMEAASGEGSSAGDLDAATGDRGPQVTLSQAPAVGPWRPPGKESSVKSTFPEDESSSRTLAPVSTMLALFMLMALVLLQRKLRRRRTSQEAERVTLIQMTHFLEVNPQPDQLPHVERKMLQDDSLPAGASLTAPERNPGP; from the exons ATG GAAGTGGTGAGGAGAGGAACAGAAGTGGACTACTCCAGGCTCATTGCTGGCACTTTACCACAATCTCAC GTTGCCAACAGGAGGGCAGGATGGAAAATGCCCCTCTTCCTCATACTATGCCTGCTACAAG GTTCTTCTTTCGCCCTTCCACAAAAAAGACCCCATCCGAGATGGCTGTGGGAGGGCTCTCTCCCCTCCAGGACCCATCTCCGGGCCATGGGAACACTCACGCCTTCCTCGCCCCTTTGCTGGCAGGAGGAGAGCTCCTTTGCAG CTCCAAATGCATTGAAGGGCTCAAGGCTGGTGTCAGGGGAGCCTGGAGGAGCTGTCACCATCCAGTGCCATTATGCCCCCTCATCTGTCAACAGGCACCAGAGGAAGTACTGGTGCCGTCTGGGGCCCCCAAGATGGATCTGCCAGACCATTGTGTCCACCAACCACTACACTCACCATCGCTATCGTGACCGTGTGGCCCTCACAGACTTTCCACAAAGAGGCTTGTTTGTGGTGAGGCTGTCCCAACTGTCCCCAGATGACATCGGATGCTACCTCTGCGGCATTGGAAGTGAAAACAACATGCTGTTCTTAAGCATGAATCTGACCATCTCTGCAG GTCCCTCCAGCACCCTCCCCACAGCCACTCCAGCTGCTGGGGAGCTCACCATGAGATCCTATGGAACAGCGTCTCCAGTGGCCAACAGATGGACCCCAGGAACCACCCAGACCTTAGGACAGGGGACAGCATGGGACACAGTTGCTTCAACTCCAGGAACCAGCATGACTACAGCTTCAGCTGAGGGAAGAGAAACCCCGGGAGCAACCAGGCTAGCAACTCCAGGGacaggcagctgggcagagggtTCTGTCAAAGCACCAGCTCCCATTCCAGAGAGTCCAGCTTCAAAAGCACCAGCTCCCATTCCAGAGAGTCCAGCTTCAAAAAGCAGAAGCATGTCCAATACAACAGAAGGTGTTTGGGAGGGCACCAGAAGCTTGGTGACAAACAGGGCTAAAGCCAGCAAGGACAGGAGGGAAATAACAACTACCAAGGCTGATAGGCCAAGGGAGGACACAGAGGGGGTCCGGATAGCTCTTGATGCAGCCAAAAAGGTCCTAGGAACCATTAGGCCACCAGCTCTGGTCTCAGAAACTTTGGCCTGGGAAATCTTCCCACAAGCAACGCCGGTTTCTAAGCAACAATCTCTGAGCTCCATTGGAGAAACAACTCCAGCTGCAGGCATGTGGACCTTGGGAACTCCTGCTGCAGATGTGTGGATCTTGGGAACTCCAACTGCAGATGTGTGGACCAGCATGGAGGCAGCATCTGGGGAAGGAAGCTCTGCAGGGGACCTAGATGCTGCCACTGGAGACAGAGGTCCCCAAGTAACACTGAGCCAGGCCCCAGCAGTAGGACCCTGGAGACCCCCTGGCAAGGAGTCCTCCGTGAAGAG TACTTTTCCAGAAGATGAAAGCAGCTCTCGGACTCTGGCTCCTGTCTCTACCATGCTGGCCCTGTTTATGCTTATGGCTCTGGTTCTATTGCAAAGGAAGCTCCGGAGAAGGAGGACCT CTCAGGAGGCAGAAAGGGTCACCCTAATTCAGATGACACATTTTCTGGAAGTGAACCCCCAACCAGACCAGCTGCCCCATGTGGAAAGAAAGATGCTCCAGGATGACTCTCTTCCGGCTGGGGCCAGCCTGACTGCCCCAGAGAGAAATCCAGGACCCTGA